The following proteins are encoded in a genomic region of Sorangiineae bacterium MSr12523:
- a CDS encoding serine/threonine protein kinase, whose protein sequence is MAEEVTASGPVVPLPKEGDVIAGKFRVERVLAVGGMGVVFAAQHMIMGQRVAVKMLLPDALSVPSAVERFHREAQAAANIRNEHVVRIMDVGHTDTGAPYIVMEFLVGSDLGELIERRKNIPIEEAVDYLLQACEAMADAHRIGIVHRDLKPGNVFLTRRTDHTPLIKVLDFGISKIGEEIMGQKQWQLTRTHVMMGSPLYMSPEQIRNAKTVDRRSDIWSLGIILFELLTGQLPFDGETAISICAQVAADPPIPLRLLHPEMPEALEDVILKCLEKEPENRYDDVAALAEALAPFGSEAARTSAARVRRTLADESRMPTLHAARIKPEIRKQTPRPLTKTDPSWQKKAAAEAGIPPKRSGFARVFVGLAFLGLLGTGGWVMRDKLMSAAKSNDLLPDPETVKSAASTAASTSEHVVKEVEKAIANAIPTTGESVSADASTTTSGGRVESVPAGSVATDAGVDAGDAGEEEEEDEPAVAGRDGGASPARPGTAATHRPGTPTKPGVKKKKPPVRHK, encoded by the coding sequence ATGGCGGAAGAGGTGACCGCAAGCGGCCCAGTGGTGCCCCTGCCCAAAGAGGGGGACGTGATCGCGGGGAAGTTCCGCGTCGAGCGGGTGCTCGCGGTCGGCGGCATGGGCGTGGTCTTCGCCGCGCAGCACATGATCATGGGCCAGCGCGTGGCCGTGAAAATGCTGCTTCCCGACGCCCTTTCCGTGCCTTCCGCGGTCGAGCGTTTCCACCGCGAGGCCCAGGCCGCCGCCAACATTCGCAACGAGCACGTCGTGCGCATCATGGATGTGGGCCACACGGACACGGGCGCCCCGTACATCGTGATGGAGTTCCTCGTCGGGTCCGACCTCGGCGAACTTATCGAGCGCCGAAAGAATATTCCAATCGAGGAGGCCGTCGATTACCTGCTGCAAGCGTGCGAGGCCATGGCCGACGCGCACCGCATCGGAATCGTCCACCGCGATCTGAAGCCCGGCAACGTGTTCCTCACGCGCCGCACGGACCACACGCCGCTCATCAAGGTGCTGGACTTCGGCATCTCGAAGATCGGCGAAGAGATCATGGGCCAGAAGCAGTGGCAGCTCACGCGCACCCACGTGATGATGGGGTCGCCGCTGTACATGTCCCCGGAGCAAATCCGGAACGCGAAGACGGTGGACCGCCGCTCGGACATTTGGTCCCTCGGGATCATTCTGTTCGAACTGCTCACCGGGCAGCTTCCCTTCGACGGTGAGACGGCGATTTCCATCTGCGCGCAAGTGGCGGCCGACCCACCGATTCCTCTGCGCCTTCTGCATCCGGAAATGCCGGAGGCCCTGGAAGACGTCATTCTGAAGTGCCTCGAGAAAGAGCCGGAGAACCGCTACGACGACGTGGCGGCGCTGGCCGAGGCCCTCGCGCCCTTTGGTTCGGAGGCCGCCCGCACCTCCGCGGCGCGCGTGCGCCGTACCTTGGCCGACGAGTCGCGCATGCCCACGCTGCACGCGGCGCGCATCAAGCCGGAGATCCGCAAACAGACGCCACGGCCCCTGACGAAGACGGACCCCTCCTGGCAGAAGAAAGCGGCCGCCGAAGCGGGCATCCCTCCCAAGCGAAGCGGCTTCGCGCGCGTGTTCGTGGGCCTCGCCTTCCTCGGTCTCTTGGGCACCGGCGGTTGGGTGATGCGCGACAAGCTGATGTCGGCAGCGAAGAGCAACGACCTTCTGCCGGATCCCGAGACCGTCAAGAGCGCCGCATCCACCGCCGCATCGACCTCCGAGCACGTGGTGAAAGAGGTGGAGAAGGCGATTGCGAATGCGATCCCCACGACGGGAGAATCCGTCAGCGCGGACGCGAGCACCACCACCAGCGGCGGCCGCGTCGAAAGCGTCCCCGCCGGAAGCGTTGCCACCGACGCGGGTGTCGATGCAGGTGATGCCGGCGAAGAAGAAGAGGAAGACGAGCCTGCCGTCGCCGGCCGCGATGGCGGGGCCTCCCCTGCCCGACCGGGCACCGCCGCAACGCACCGCCCAGGCACCCCGACGAAACCGGGCGTGAAGAAGAAGAAGCCGCCCGTGCGGCACAAATAG
- a CDS encoding helix-turn-helix domain-containing protein, protein MGHSIVIGQARATRFAPSLGTTNHRSHAVKLRVSLESELTIREPGGWTVRAPVLLSPSDMPSLVTSRSPVVTLVLDPEENRDASRIARAMGRTSAVDPAVAHRLREAVRSARHHLESKEQLVGLGDELHAIAFPRSLQPARFDRRVERALDYFRANLGESDDAATGLPLNITAQHFRALFLRDVGISPRAWLLWNRLVHCLRIAVSGVSLSMAAALAGFSDHAHFSRTCRRLIGYTPSDILRTH, encoded by the coding sequence ATGGGCCACTCTATCGTCATTGGGCAAGCGCGGGCGACGCGTTTCGCGCCTTCGCTCGGGACGACGAACCATCGGTCGCACGCGGTCAAGTTGCGCGTCTCCCTCGAATCGGAGCTCACCATTCGCGAGCCCGGCGGATGGACCGTGCGGGCGCCGGTGCTTTTGAGCCCGAGCGATATGCCGTCGCTCGTGACCAGCCGGAGCCCGGTGGTCACCTTGGTGCTGGACCCCGAAGAAAACCGGGATGCCAGTCGCATCGCGCGGGCCATGGGACGCACGTCGGCGGTGGACCCCGCGGTGGCGCATCGGCTGCGCGAAGCGGTTCGATCGGCGCGGCATCACCTCGAGAGCAAAGAGCAGCTCGTCGGATTGGGGGACGAGCTGCATGCGATTGCGTTTCCGCGATCGTTGCAACCTGCACGCTTCGACCGGCGCGTCGAGCGCGCGCTCGACTATTTTCGCGCGAACCTCGGCGAGAGCGATGATGCGGCCACTGGCCTGCCCCTGAACATCACCGCCCAGCATTTTCGCGCTCTCTTCTTGCGCGACGTCGGCATCTCGCCGCGGGCGTGGCTCCTGTGGAACCGGTTGGTCCACTGCCTGCGCATCGCCGTGTCCGGCGTCTCGCTTTCCATGGCCGCGGCGCTCGCCGGATTTTCCGATCATGCCCACTTCTCGCGCACTTGCCGCCGCCTGATTGGCTACACGCCGAGCGATATCCTGCGCACGCATTAG